Proteins from a genomic interval of Toxoplasma gondii ME49 chromosome Ia, whole genome shotgun sequence:
- a CDS encoding hypothetical protein (encoded by transcript TGME49_293010), which translates to MASPVRSRVVLQREALSVVILLTGGHIYHIRPGRLLTQTDYDSLVNALVQENIYYQQLLAEQQEQLYATASYQAIHCSPFWSGPEHNWQSGSTYGNYFYSPGAFWQVDQQDFFQNEEWAY; encoded by the exons ATGGCCTCTCCTGTCAGAAGCAGAGTCGTGCTGCAGCGGGAAGCACTGAGTGTAGTCATCCTCCTTACGGGGGGCCACATCTACCACATCCGACCCGGCCGCCTCCTCACG CAGACGGACTACGATTCTTTAGTGAACGCCCTTGTGCAGGAAAATATATACTACCAACAGTTGCTGGCGGAGCAGCAAGAGCAGTTGTACGCAACGGCGTCGTATCAAGCCATTCATTGCTCTCCGTTTTGGAGTGGGCCGGAACATAACTGGCAAAGCGGGTCAACGTACGGCAACTATTTTTATTCGCCGGGCGCCTTCTGGCAGGTCGATCAACAGGACTTTTTTCAGAATGAGGAATGGGCTTACTAA
- a CDS encoding hypothetical protein (encoded by transcript TGME49_293020): MGNSRRSISVPSQGGCTSFLFSCSSSPSWPFLSSPSRENQSQCVSPIYHSSFVTVAPSQLSKPVSDGSPTCRSASPFAFRGSKTRVSSLENSFDGIGFRGNSFPTTCCSNQPGSSGSSTKGWLQQNLSDDTPASLLVCQERPPAEAEHSPAFADTRRGTCRIPLHSSISPMSSAFREESSSLSVKRSSIRQGERKALLFPALPPLDLIDQPHPAETSVSWGKNGKEMCHAKPRKRATFDTDRSDSEPQLLDSSPARSFSSSVAFSAPSSFSSCASPNISRGKQKTVFRSMAFTPVPREEGNPVFASRPSLSFVGLGGVETTVATLGSTADEKSHERFVCSRGVKHFEWTIRKTHERKCKQTRRLGEKAATRGESGPLLIMSLHRLTRNMGGETTTVDPPRSQAFVPGPVLPSLFYRSSSCLSSPSSQTSEYRHPCEASPASSSLSFSPSSASLSPSSPFRCDGCCSSVSFTPREPNSTESEGKDEKEEKARAPGFFRETQSSRTLSETRRPSSGKEAAIAESETKLCLVSHALAASSSWSPSAASGSGLADEEMEETLGGLKAFSRDVLHVLEGQRKREPQTDHETVGEPKDARSLLASVVSPEFQKSNLKKAKSEERDETYR; the protein is encoded by the coding sequence ATGGGAAATTCCCGAAGAAGCATCAGCGTCCCCTCACAAGGCGGCTGCAccagtttccttttctcttgttcttcttcaccctcGTGGCCATTCCTTTCCTCGCCATCACGGGAGAACCAGTCGCAGTGCGTGTCACCGATCTACCATTCCTCCTTCGTCACTGTGGCTCCTTCGCAGCTCTCGAAACCAGTTTCTGACGGGTCCCCAACTTGTAGATCTGCCAGTCCATTCGCATTTAGAGGATCAAAGACACGTGTCTCTTCATTGGAGAATAGTTTTGACGGGATTGGTTTCCGAGGGAACTCATTTCCGACGACATGTTGCAGTAACCAACCTGGTTCCTCTGGTTCCTCCACAAAGGGCTGGCTGCAACAAAACCTGAGCGATGACACGCCTGCTTCGTTGCTCGTGTGTCAAGAACGACCcccagcagaagcagaacatTCTCCAGCCTTTGCGGATACTCGTCGTGGCACTTGTCGAATCCCCCTCCATTCATCCATCTCTCCTATGTCGTCTGCATTCCGTGAAGAGagctcgtcgctctctgtaAAACGCAGCAGCATCCGtcagggagaaaggaaggctCTTCTGTTTCCGGCTCTCCCACCGCTTGATTTGATCGATCAACCACATCCAGCTGAGACCTCAGTCAGCTGGGGGAAGAATGGAAAAGAGATGTGTCATGCGAAGCCCAGAAAGAGAGCAACCTTCGACACAGATCGAAGTGACTCCGAACCACAACTGCTGGACTCATCCCCTGctcgctccttctcttcttccgtcgcgttttccgcgccttcctcgttctctaGTTGTGCAAGTCCAAATATTtcaagaggaaaacagaaaactgTTTTTCGATCTATGGCTTTCACGCCTGTACCACGGGAGGAAGGAAACCCagttttcgcttctcgcccATCGCTGTCTTTCGTTGGTCTTGGCGGCGTGGAGACGACCGTTGCGACGCTCGGCAGCACCGCCGACGAAAAGAGTCACGAACGCTTTGTGTGCTCTCGAGGCGTGAAGCATTTCGAGTGGACAATAAGGAAGACACATGAACGCAAATGTAAACAAACTAGACGACTGGGGGAAAAGGCGGCAACAAGAGGGGAATCGGGTCCTCTTCTTATAATGTCACTGCACAGGCTGACACGCAACATGGGAGGCGAAACAACAACAGTGGACCCTCCACGATCTCAAGCCTTTGTCCCAGGTCCAGTGCTTCCTTCACTCTTTTATCGTTCCTCGTCATGCTTgtcttcgccgtcgtctcAGACATCAGAATACAGACACCCGTGCGAagcgtctcctgcttcctcgtctctctcgttctccccttcctcggcttcactgtcgccttcttccccctttcGTTGCGACGGATGTTGCTCGAGTGTCTCATTTACACCGCGAGAACCAAACTCAACAGAGTCAGAGGgcaaggacgagaaggaagaaaaggcgcGTGCACCAGGTTTCTTCCGCGAGACCCAAAGCTCGCGAACTCTAtcggagacacgcagacCCAGCTCGGGAAAGGAAGCAGCTATCGCAGAGTCTGAAACAAAGCTTTGTCTCGtttcgcatgcactggcAGCTTCATCTTCGTGGTCGCCGTCAGCCGCTTCTGGTTCAGGTCTCGCAGATGAAGAGATGGAAGAGACGCTTGGGGGCCTGAAGGCCTTCAGCCGTGACGTACTTCACGTCCTGGAAGgtcagagaaaaagggaaccACAGACGGACCACGAAACGGTGGGGGAACCCAAGGATGCACGCTCTCTCTTAGCTTCCGTTGTGTCTCCAGAGTTCCAGAAGAGTAActtgaagaaggcaaagtcTGAAGAAAGGGACGAAACGTATAGATAG
- a CDS encoding hypothetical protein (encoded by transcript TGME49_293030) — MGFFAAAGERPHNVKLGSEVRGSTCLSSSCISDIFVPGLCPSSGDSDCFSPLLASPASTAAASLCLSPGKNERVLGKGNTAHNEKGEREHCAEETPARHTLHEIPILTPTRHQDSSCLLFIDAPSPSRVSLLRAPTGSEQSVLYPNEPPYRPSTVRSLSFCECVSPLTLPPSSPSSHCDAEEKLLAQKGQVSPSGDSTGACSPASLSSASRPVSPGSASPRFPQTRLRIEKKSEELGLEKQRPSPSNSSPEHGGENKTNSCRPNGRNSCQPQNSREAEVLECGEEWRKNFFESRNRSESREYLSDSLLSPQPSSPFAASETTCAGPRDSGSVSSLLHSASISQTVKTCPEAVTSAASSLSSASTQPPTRGSRSPPSFSRPSLYPQSSSRASFGSAPSPLCLPHPTKGDPGTPRREREEKRRNLLQDPLPGMSPPSFPRIVFGHLRAAQGSHEGKLGLSSAAFPESCPSTVSAPFNSFAPSRSAQSSSLPVSSTVSAGGRSPPKAKPDARQGQETQKPGGTSQHRPAQEGRQDSGKEQDSRDSQPLCPRELHSPPLPPPNHSPSSSQSSSGAAVPSSRVSLHYSPLPVPSYSLSVPSSSLSIPSSSLSTHWTQESRRLITELSHRQVHSQSSSLSALLSSAPALSLFFSTPPEAPSLSSTPASSFPSLNVPCHLPPLSPERTTCLNGEASDFRSSAKAFAPSALHAEAFRMLSPPPQTGQLRRYPETLSVCSLSSLTSSLSAASSSAFSASAVAASVASPSSSSRNSAQLAVRGAHIAAPSSSSTQHDADCPQLTDLGRSEAKAENEKEKAGFAARSDLAERAGAMRRAETIQTNETQWLSEISSFSGKMLASSAQEPREEASMRERQERIVKDRDRIEEQGRNKGDAASSLCTSIRGFDESCKVETEEKKSLSRAASVSSQNGYPHIHQPPSLPCVSSFSASFSSLPLSPPFVSLRHEGEADRRVQGSSEEQRSYSKEGARKRERPLEGEGKRILLSRPEHGVPPALPCAEETGESCCFSGCGGRGLCLPSSADEARETETRWRCREARTRAGNTLVGEQRERQATCEPEQERGEWREEQCRRDARQDRREQKNACQRRVLEESHDGDKGIGEREGETHSEDETAEGNHRDTEDAEEHGRGMLLRKSGDNCERVVGETDQRSEFHVCREEDERRKNNYKRRKVTSDESDGAILEEKTALQNYQPLLLFLLQQAQRELNLQQEKVNLQSVSGVSNHRSEDERTRRSDDRTASGLSIPFSLTLVPSSLPSSLPSSLPSLSSSLSASRGVSVPSSLTSSLASSFSSSLKASRGPPLLPVLPASSLLSSSFLPSSLFTSSLLPSVGTVPASATSFGKKEELQRHAETPSRLFHFSEIRAPSIPSAPPSSGVSHSFLTALPSPPISSSSSFSSDSSPPLQAPPLFSRLTSFSSLPSSIPFLSPFTSPYSGVSQKPQSPQPYSYHTSASPAVHASSLISPHAITPSPSSLSSSLASSFPFSVASSLSSSLPSSFSSPLPSPLPSLASGFQYSAGFPFDSSSSALSSRSSPFSSLLSPDVYFQLLLESESGKCSMHAGSHVRESRRREEMQNLRKVEMPQNNIVGSSCGLSSSRSLLASCSSTSVLSPGYSGVSQNPSYSRSSSLAVSGVPASPQGPAFPPTACSSSLSSSSSLSAEGFSSLLSDSSSGACSLYSPSPASCSSSSSSTAFSLSSSSFSSFSSFSSFSSSSVCASSASSQPDSSTSASSSRVYSSTLSPPFSSALPQLSRSVLLSSCAFLSPRESGLETSVDIRPLAAPAETLLHAKKRKRRRENSANAFRASSARSEDAAKREKHGGAETPAETGVSSAFSPTAVSPPHRRTLADSPAFEDDSSRPPAKVSSPASRSCSSSSVLPSSLSPSASLGRSTNGSSGCLSSGNLPSVASGMPPVGFPPAPPLFPVSSSHPSLSSSQLSDASLLSFQRKLSNQCEPAAPHASHPASLPPCSAHTTSLPSSFSPSVSTSVFSHLRSSASASASSLGILPQPHGFSASSQTEASSLSLSVEPQIKFSSSHDVASLPSRAPCLSSSSVEASSSSSSLASSPVSSRTSRSSVRLHTVAQESVASSLSGAPREWGDAVEKPNDGRAQEAISLSLSGEFVEDVSTASSMYYLSSLAPSSLQKKPAVSSPPPASPSRTAGGRATQSVASVPSLSAARWAAATYAVGPLPSSLSPYRQVPSPLGIASAEFAVGKGQSEEAKPLRERDDGDRNARDGSESPGGEEQGGEGTTAGTEQERKLKELKERHPGDERHTETCKWIRRRTRDRERKRNLAKKSAEPHLEKLKKQ, encoded by the coding sequence ATGGGGTTCTTTGCTGCAGCCGGAGAGCGTCCTCACAACGTGAAACTGGGCAGCGAAGTGAGAGGATCTACCTGTCTTTCCTCATCGTGTATTTCTGACATCTTTGTTCCAGGTCTTTGCCCTTCTTCGGGCGACTCGGACTGTTTTTCGCCTCTGCTGGCCTCTCCGGCTTCGACGGCTGCCGCCTccctgtgtctttctcctgggaagaacgaaagagtTCTTGGCAAAGGCAACACCGCACACaacgagaaaggcgagagagaacactgcgcagaagagacgcctGCTCGGCACACCCTCCACGAAATCCCAATTCTGACACCCACCAGACATCAGGActcctcgtgtctcctctttatCGACGCACCGTCTCCTTCGagggtgtctctcctccgagCCCCCACTGGTTCAGAGCAGTCTGTTCTGTACCCAAACGAACCCCCATATAGGCCATCCACTGTTCGgtcgctttctttctgcgagTGTGTCTCCCCTTTGACtttgccgccttcttccccttcgtctcACTGCGACGCCGAGGAGAAACTTCTAGCTCAGAAGGgccaagtgtctccttctgggGACTCcacaggtgcatgcagtccggCTTCGCTCAGCAGTGCTTCGCGCCCCGTCTCTCCcggttctgcgtctccgcgttTTCCGCAAACTCGCCTCCGgatcgagaagaaaagcgaagagcTAGGCCTCGAGAAACAACGTCCTTCTCCGTCAAATTCTTCCCCTGAAcatggaggagagaacaagacgaacAGTTGCCGCCCGAATGGGAGGAACTCGTGTCAGCCCCAGAActccagagaggcagaagttCTGGAATGCGGCGAAGAGTGGCGAAAGAACTTTTTCGAGTCCAGGAATCGAAGCGAGTCCAGAGAGTACCTTTCAGACTCCTTGTTATCTCCGcagccttcctctccttttgccGCTTCCGAAACAACCTGTGCAGGTCCACGCGACTCGGGCAGCGTTTCGTCTTTGCTTCATTCTGCTTCGATCTCACAAACAGTGAAAACCTGTCCCGAGGCGGTTACATCGGCAGCGAGTTCCCTTTCTTCGGCGTCAACCCAGCCGCCAACGCGAggctctcgttctcctccttccttttctcggccCTCTTTGTATCCTCAGtcctcctctcgcgcgtCGTTCGGATCTGCTCCGTCACCGCTCTGTCTTCCACATCCCACCAAGGGTGATCCTGGCACGCctcgacgcgagagagaagagaaacggcgaAATCTCCTCCAGGATCCACTGCCTGGGATGTCACCTCCCTCCTTTCCTCGCATCGTCTTTGGCCACCTACGAGCAGCTCAAGGTAGCCACGAAGGAAAGCTcggtctttcttctgctgctttcccTGAGTCATGCCCTTCAACAGTGTCGGCCCCCTTTAACTCTTTCGCGCCCTCGAGATCTGcccagtcttcctctctcccggtCTCTTCCACGGTCTCTGCGGGAGGTCGAAGCCCCCCGAAGGCCAAGCCGGATGCGCGACAGGGACAGGAGACTCAAAAACCTGGTGGAACTTCCCAACATCGACCAGCCCAAGAAGGCCGACAAGATTCAGGGAAAGAACAAGACTCTCGAGACTCGCAACCACTGTGCCCGAGAGAACTGCACTCACCTCCCCTTCCACCTCCCAATCATTCCCCATCCTCGTCGCAATCCTCCTCGGGTGCCGcggttccttcttcgcgagTGTCACTTCATTACTCTCCTCTCCCAGTTCCATCGTATTCCCTTTcagttccttcctcttctctttcgattccatcgtcttctctctctacacATTGGACACAAGAGAGTCGCCGCCTGATCACGGAGCTGAGTCACCGGCAGGTGCACTCTCAgagttcgtctctctcggcgttGCTGAGCTCGGCACCTgcgttgtctttgtttttttcgacgcCGCCGGAAgccccctctctctcctccactccCGCCTCCTCCTTTCCCTCACTCAATGTTCCCTGTCACTtgccgcctctgtctccagagCGAACAACATGCCTCAATGGAGAAGCCAGCGACTTCAGGTCTTCTGCAAAAGCTTTCGCTCCctctgctctgcatgcagaggcttTCAGGATGCTTTCACCCCCCCCGCAGACCGGGCAGCTGCGCAGGTACCCAGAAACTTTGTCTGTGtgttcgttgtcttctctcacttcgtctctctctgctgcaagTTCCTCagccttttctgcttccgcgGTCGCTGCATCTGTCGCTTccccctcttcgtcgtctaGAAACTCCGCCCAGCTGGCCGTTCGCGGTGCACACAtcgctgcgccttcttcttcttcaactcaGCACGACGCCGACTGCCCGCAGTTAACAGACTTGGGGAGGTCTGAGGCGAAGGctgaaaacgagaaggaaaaggctGGCTTCGCCGCCAGAAGCGATCTCgccgagagagcaggagcTATGAGAAGGGCCGAGACAATCCAGACGAATGAAACGCAGTGGCTTTCGGAGATCTCCAGCTTTTCAGGAAAAATGCTTGCGTCGTCGGCACAAgagccgcgagaagaagcaagcatgagagaaaggcaagagCGGATCGTCAAAGACCGTGACAGAATCGAGGAACAAGGTCGTAACAAAGGCGACGCTGCCAGTTCCCTGTGCACCTCGATCCGTGGGTTCGACGAATCCTGTAAGGTGGAgaccgaagaaaaaaaaagcctCTCTCGAGCCGCATCGGTCTCTAGCCAGAACGGCTATCCCCATATCCACCAGCCTCCATCACTCCCttgtgtttcctcgttttctgcatccttttcttcacttcctttgtctcctccatttgtgtctctccgtcacgagggagaagcggacCGACGTGTACAGGGGTCGAGCGAAGAGCAACGGAGCTACTCGAAAGAAGGCGcgaggaagcgggagagacctctggagggagaaggaaaacgcatcCTGCTCTCGCGTCCGGAGCACGGCGTTCCCCCGGCGCTTCCCTGTGCAGAGGAAACTGGAGAAagttgctgcttctccggtTGCGGTGGTCGCGGTTTgtgtcttccctcttctgcagatgaagcgagggagacagagacgcgatGGCGGTGCCGGGAGGCGAGAACGCGAGCAGGCAATACGCTCGTTGGAGAACAGCGGGAGAGACAAGCGACCTGTGAGCCTGAGCAGGAGCGCGGAGAGTGGCGAGAGGAACAGTGTAGAAGGGATGCAAGGCAggacaggagagaacagaagaacgcGTGCCAGCGGAGAGTACTTGAGGAGAGCCATGACGGCGACAAGGGGAtaggagagagggaaggagagacacacagtgAAGATGAGACTGCGGAAGGAAatcacagagacacagaggatGCAGAGGAACATGGACGGGGAATGTTGTtgaggaagagcggagacaACTGCGAGCGCGTGGTTGGAGAGACGGACCAGAGATCCGAGTTTCATGTCTgtagagaggaagacgaaagacgaaagaacaATTATAAACGGAGGAAAGTGACGTcagacgagagcgacggcgcGATCCTGGAGGAAAAGACGGCTCTCCAGAATTACcagccgcttcttctctttctccttcaacAGGCTCAGAGAGAGTTGAATCTGCAACAAGAAAAAGTCAACCTCCAGTCTGTTTCCGGTGTCTCCAACCACCGAAGTGAAGATGAACGAACAAGAAGGTCTGATGACAGGACCGCCTCCGGCTTGTCcattcctttctccctcacacttgttccttcgtctctgccttcttctctgccttcttctctgccttctctttcgtcttctctctctgcttcgcgtggtgtctctgttccttcttctctcacctccTCTCTGgcgtcctcgttttcttcgtctctcaaGGCATCTCGGGGTCCGCCCCTTCTTCCCGTTCTccctgcctcctctcttctatcttcttcgtttcttccttcctcactTTTCACTTCTTCGCTTTTGCCGTCAGTCGGAACGGTGCCTGCGAGCGCAACTTCCTTTggcaaaaaagaggaactgcagagacaTGCAGAAACGCCGTCGCGCCTCTTTCATTTCTCTGAAATACGAGCCCCCTCGATTCCCTCTGCTCCCCCTTCGTCCGGTGTTTCGCATTCCTTTTTGACGGCGCTCCCTTCGCCTCCGAtctcttcctcatcttcattctcttctgattcctcgcctcctctccaggCGCCTCCGTTATTCTCGCGCCTCACcagcttttcctctcttccctcttctataccttttctttcgcctttcaCCTCTCCCTACTCCGGTGTCTCGCAAAAACCTCAGTCTCCCCAGCCTTACTCCTACCATACTTCTGCCTCCCCtgccgtgcatgcatcgtCCCTGATTTCCCCCCATGCGATcacgccttcgccttcttcactttcttcttctcttgcttcttcttttcctttttctgttgcctcttctctttcttcttctcttccttcttcgttttcttctcctctgccttctcctcttccttctctcgcttcagGTTTCCAGTACTCTGCCGGCTTTCCTTTTGATTCGTCCTCctccgctctttcttctcgttcgtctccaTTCTCGTCTTTGCTCTCTCCCGATGTGTACTTTCAATTACTGCTTGAAAGTGAATCCGGCAAATgttcgatgcatgcagggtCTCATGTTCGAGAGtcccgaagaagagaggaaatgcAGAATCTTAGAAAGGTTGAGATGCCTCAGAACAACATCGTGGGTAGCAGCTGTGGTCTGTCCTCCAGCCGTTCGCTCCTTGCTTCTTGCTCCTCTacttccgttctctctccaggctACTCCGGTGTTTCTCAAAATCCTTCTTAcagtcgttcttcttctctcgcggttTCCGGAGTTCCTGCCTCGCCCCAAGGCCCAGCCTTTCCTCCTACAGCTTGTTCGTCATCCttgtcttcatcttcttccctctccgcAGAAGGcttttcctccctcctctcaGATTCTTCGTCGGGCGCCTGTTCTCTGTATTCACCGTCACCTgcttcttgttcctcttcttctagCTCtactgctttctctctttcttcttcttccttttcttccttttcttccttttcttctttctcgtcttcctccgtttGTGCCTCCAGTGCCTCCTCTCAGCCTGATTCGTCGACCTCTGCATCCTCTTCCCGTGTCTATTCTTCGACTCTCTCGCCGCCGTTTTCATCCGCGCTCCCACAGTTATCTCGCTCTgttttgctctcttcttgtgcgttcctttctccacgaGAATCTGGACTGGAGACCAGCGTGGATATTCGACCTCTCGCTGCCCCAGCAGAGACCCtactgcatgcgaagaagagaaaaaggagaagagaaaactctGCAAATGCGTTCCGAGCTTCCAGCGCGCGGAGTgaggacgcagcgaagagagagaagcacggaGGTGCCGAGACacccgcggagacaggagtgTCTTCGGCGTTCTCCCCaaccgctgtctctcctcctcatcGCCGGACGCTTGCAGACTCGCCGGCGTTCGAAGACGATTCCAGTCGTCCACCGGCGaaggtttcttctcccgcttctcgctcttgttcttcgtcttctgtccttccCTCATCCCTGTCTCCATCTGCGTCTCTGGGTCGGAGTACAAACGGTTCCTCCGGCTGTTTGAGTTCTGGAAATCTGCCCTCAGTCGCAAGCGGCATGCCTCCCGTGGGCTTCCCCcctgctcctcctctgtttcctgtctcttcctctcacccttctctgtcttcttctcagctCTCTGATGCttcccttctgtctttccAGAGAAAGCTTTCCAATCAGTGTGAACCGGCCGCTCCTCACGCTTCTCACccagcgtctcttcctccgtgcTCTGCCCATACGACCTCGTTGCcttccagtttctctccctcagtTTCCACATCTGTCTTCTCACACCTgcgttcttctgcctcggcgtctgcgtcgtcgctTGGAATTCTCCCGCAACCGCACGgtttctccgcgtcttcacagacagaggcgtcctctctttccctctctgtcgaaCCACAGATCAagttctcgtcttctcacGATGTCGCCAGCCTCCCCTCTCGCGCACCGTGCCTCAGTTCTTCGTCAGTggaagcttcttcttcctcctcctctctcgcctcttcgcctgtctcttcgagaACGTCGCGCTCTTCTGTTCGACTTCACACAGTCGCGCAGGAGTCCGtggcttcttctttgtctggGGCGCCGCGAGAGTGGGGTGACGCAGTGGAGAAGCCGAACGACGGCCGAGCCCAAGAGGcgatttctctctccttgtctggGGAGTTCGTCGAGGACGTCTCCACGGCTTCGTCGATGTACtacctttcttctcttgcgccttcctctctgcagaaaaagccAGCCGTTTCCTCACCGCCTCCTGCTTCCCCGTCTCGCACTGCTGGCGGAAGAGCGACACagtctgtcgcttctgttccctctctctcggctgctcGCTGGGCTGCTGCAACCTACGCTGTCGGTCCGCTGCcgtcatctctctctccttatCGACaggttccttctcctctcggcaTTGCCAGTGCAGAGTTCGCTGTCGGAAAAGGCCAGTCTGAGGAAGCGAAGCCACTGCGAGAGAGGGatgacggagacaggaacgcGCGCGACGGCTCGGAGTCCCCTGGGGGCGAAGAACAGGGCGGGGAAGGAACAACGGCAGGAACcgaacaagagaggaaactcaAAGAGctcaaagagagacacccaGGAGatgagagacacacagaaacatgCAAGTGGATAAGAAGACgcacgagagacagagagaggaaacgaaaccTCGCCAAGAAGAGCGCAGAGCCTCACCTCGAGAAACTGAAAAAGCAGTAa
- a CDS encoding hypothetical protein (encoded by transcript TGME49_293040~Signal peptide predicted by SignalP 2.0 HMM (probability 0.906) with cleavage site probability 0.370 at residue 38~Predicted trans-membrane domain (TMHMM2.0):11-34:48-71): MVSCRSWPMWSWCLFLLLGSGAVFLFFLGLVFLCAADTFPLPAETKRTACGASLAASFLNLACFCLLMFLLSKPKGWLRERLSSHALGRSLFRFGDDFSARFLPRRRTSCDRRRRGDEEERGRRTQEDERDCETGRHSAFQREASQHSFSRLNRKKDFLREERDAAADDRRPAVDALPQEMKGGDTRWEETCKRSRSDVRRWGCNGETAEDRACNGEDTRGEEPFVGKNHEERKLSLASFLEREDLEALDLLAGEVASPTSTTASSETQETSAGKFGAESFRISLFEDSVRV; the protein is encoded by the coding sequence aTGGTATCGTGTCGCTCGTGGCCGATGTGGAGTTGgtgtctgttccttctcctggGTTCCGGCgcggtttttctcttttttttgggccttgtgtttctctgcgcCGCCGATACCTTCCCGCTTCcagcggagacgaagcggacGGCATGCGGGGCGTCGCTGGCTGCGTCTTTCCTGAATCTCgcgtgtttctgtctcctcatgTTTCTGCTCTCCAAGCCCAAAGGCTGGCTTCGCGAGCGCCTGAGTTCCCATGCTCTCGGAAggtctctcttccgcttcggCGACGACTTTTCTGCTCGCTTCCTCCCGCGCAGAAGGACCTCCTGCGACCGGcgcagacgcggagacgaggaagaacgaggccGGCGAACTCAGGAGGACGAACGCGACTgcgagacggggagacaCTCCGCCTTCCAGCGCGAGGCCAGCCAGCACAGTTTCTCCAGGCTGAATCGAAAGAAGGACTTTCTCCGGGAGGAACGGGATGCAGCGGCGGACGACAGGCGACCCGCTGTCGACGCTCTTCCTCAAGAGAtgaagggaggagacacacggtGGGAGGAGACGTGCAAAAGGAGCCGGTCCGACGTGAGGCGCTGGGGTTGCAATGGTGAGACGGCCGAGGACCGAGCGTGCAATGGAGAAGACACCCGGGGAGAAGAACCTTTCGTTGGCAAAAAccacgaagaaaggaaacttTCGCTAGCCTCTTTCCTAGAGAGGGAAGACCTCGAGGCACTTGATCTTCTTGCTGGCGAGGTCGCTTCGCCCACCTCAACCACGGCCTCCAGCGAGACGCAGGAAACTTCCGCCGGGAAGTTTGGCGCTGAGTCGTTCAGAATTTCTCTTTTTGAAGACAGCGTACGAGTTTAA
- a CDS encoding sybindin family protein (encoded by transcript TGME49_293050): MYSLFINNKHGSLVYQRNFTPAVQLSANDAIRLASTFHGLSAIAAQVSPAALEKGNPFAALQPRGINLIEADNFRLQCLETRTGLKFVLVAELGVSPATVEASLRRVYEAYADYVLKNPFYDADMPIRCHLFDREIEKIFADYITV; this comes from the exons ATGTATTCTCTCTTCATCAACAACAAACACGGAAGTCTTGTCTATCAGAGG AACTTCACACCGGCTGTCCAGCTGTCGGCAAATGACGCGATCCGGCTAGCCTCGACGTTCCACGGACTGAGCGCAATTGCAGCGCAAGTGTCTCCCGCCGCTCTGGAAAAAGGAAATCCGTTTGCCGCTCTCCAGCCTCGAGGCATCAACTTGATCGAGGCGGACAACTTCCGCCTCCAGTGCCTGGAAACTCGCACAG GTTTGAAGTTCGTCTTGGTGGCGGAGCTGGGCGTCTCGCCAGCGACAGTCGAGGCGTCCCTGCGGCGAGTCTACGAAGCGTACGCCGACTATGTTCTGAAGAATCCGTTCTACGACGCGGACATGCCGATTCGGTGTCACCTGTTTGATCGAGAAATCGAGAAAATTTTCGCGGACTACATCACCGTCTAA